The following are encoded in a window of Halorarum salinum genomic DNA:
- a CDS encoding class II fumarate hydratase yields MSEDGDYRIERDSLGEMEVPADAYWGAQTQRAVENFPISGIGFGRRFVRALGVVKKAAALANRDLGHVDEDVAAAIAEAAGEVVAGEHDDQFPVDVFQTGSGTSSNMNANEVIANRAAEIMGEGIGDRVVHPNDHVNFGQSSNDVIPTAMHVAALEAVEKDLMPALEELHAALEEKEAEFDGVVKTGRTHLQDATPVRLGQEFGGYRAQVQKGIKRVADTRYHLRELALGGTAVGTGLNTDPEFPELAAEYVSEETNTQFREADNHFEAQAAHDAMAEAHGALRTVAGSLNKIANDLRLLASGPRNGLGEIEQPENQPGSSIMPGKINPVVAEAVNQVHKQVVGNDAAVAAGAAEGQIDLNLYKPVLAHNFLQSAKLLANVSSVFGERFVAKLEANEEHCAERVEQSMALATALNPAIGYDKASEVAKTALKEGKTVREVVLEKGYLSEAEADEVLDPEAMTHTGILGED; encoded by the coding sequence ATGAGCGAGGACGGAGACTACCGCATCGAACGGGACAGCCTCGGCGAGATGGAAGTGCCGGCCGACGCGTACTGGGGCGCCCAGACCCAGCGCGCGGTGGAGAACTTTCCCATCTCCGGGATCGGCTTCGGCCGACGGTTCGTCCGCGCGCTGGGGGTCGTGAAGAAGGCGGCCGCCCTGGCGAACCGCGATCTCGGTCACGTCGACGAGGACGTGGCGGCGGCCATCGCGGAGGCGGCCGGCGAGGTCGTCGCCGGCGAGCACGACGACCAGTTCCCGGTCGACGTGTTCCAGACCGGCTCGGGAACGTCCTCGAACATGAACGCGAACGAGGTGATCGCCAACCGCGCCGCGGAGATCATGGGCGAGGGCATCGGAGACCGCGTCGTCCACCCGAACGACCACGTCAACTTCGGCCAGTCGAGCAACGACGTGATTCCGACCGCGATGCACGTCGCGGCGCTGGAGGCAGTCGAGAAGGACCTGATGCCCGCGCTGGAGGAGCTACACGCGGCGCTCGAGGAGAAGGAGGCCGAGTTCGACGGCGTGGTCAAGACGGGCCGGACTCACCTGCAGGACGCGACGCCGGTCAGGCTCGGCCAGGAGTTCGGGGGGTATCGCGCGCAGGTCCAGAAGGGGATAAAGCGCGTCGCAGACACCCGGTACCACCTCCGCGAACTGGCGCTCGGGGGCACGGCGGTCGGGACCGGGCTGAACACCGACCCCGAGTTCCCCGAACTCGCGGCGGAGTACGTCTCCGAGGAGACGAACACGCAGTTCCGCGAGGCGGACAACCACTTCGAGGCGCAGGCGGCCCACGACGCGATGGCGGAGGCCCACGGCGCGCTCCGCACCGTCGCAGGGAGCCTGAACAAGATCGCGAACGACCTCCGACTGCTCGCCTCCGGCCCCCGTAACGGCCTCGGCGAGATCGAACAGCCGGAGAACCAGCCGGGGAGCAGCATCATGCCGGGGAAGATCAACCCCGTCGTCGCGGAGGCGGTGAACCAGGTCCACAAGCAGGTCGTCGGCAACGACGCCGCGGTCGCAGCCGGCGCCGCGGAGGGCCAGATCGATCTCAACCTCTACAAGCCGGTGCTCGCACACAACTTCCTCCAGTCGGCGAAACTGCTGGCGAACGTCTCGTCGGTCTTCGGCGAGCGGTTCGTCGCGAAGCTGGAGGCCAACGAGGAGCACTGCGCCGAACGCGTCGAGCAGTCGATGGCGCTCGCGACGGCGCTCAACCCCGCGATCGGCTACGACAAGGCGAGCGAGGTCGCCAAGACCGCACTGAAGGAGGGGAAGACCGTCCGCGAGGTCGTCCTGGAGAAGGGCTACCTGAGCGAGGCGGAGGCCGACGAGGTGCTCGACCCGGAGGCGATGACCCACACCGGGATCCTCGGCGAGGACTGA
- a CDS encoding SRPBCC family protein, which translates to MSRYRRTVRVNAPFDEVWAFHRRVSGLEAVTPGFVNLRVERVVGPDGEEDPGPLEVGSRIELVARPFGVGPRQSWTSRIVELEAGAHDAYFVDVMEDGPFPEWRHAHRLRADGDGTVVHDDVHYRLPGGVLGRAAGPFAVVGFEPMFRYRHRRTRALLE; encoded by the coding sequence ATGAGCCGTTACCGTCGTACGGTACGGGTGAACGCGCCGTTCGACGAGGTGTGGGCGTTTCACCGGCGGGTATCCGGACTCGAGGCGGTGACGCCCGGGTTCGTGAACCTCCGCGTGGAGCGTGTCGTCGGCCCGGACGGCGAGGAGGACCCGGGACCGCTGGAAGTCGGTTCGCGGATCGAACTCGTCGCGCGGCCGTTCGGCGTCGGTCCCCGGCAGTCCTGGACGTCGCGGATCGTCGAACTGGAGGCGGGAGCGCACGACGCCTACTTCGTGGACGTCATGGAGGACGGGCCCTTCCCGGAGTGGAGACACGCCCACCGGCTCCGCGCCGACGGCGACGGGACGGTCGTCCACGACGACGTGCACTACCGGCTTCCCGGAGGGGTGCTCGGAAGGGCGGCCGGGCCGTTCGCCGTCGTCGGGTTCGAGCCGATGTTCCGGTACCGACACCGACGGACGAGAGCACTGCTCGAGTGA
- a CDS encoding NAD(P)/FAD-dependent oxidoreductase, protein MAHVAVVGGGPAGLSAALFAAKNGLDVTVFDTDGTWMHKAHLFNYLGVDSIDGDAYVEIAREQATRFGADLRQGEEVTAVGADGDLSVTTDDGEYDADYVVLATGAKRGLAEELGCAFTEEGAVDVDVTMETSVDGVYATGAMVRTEEWQAVISAGDGAAAALNVLTREKGEHFHDFDTPADADAALGTLVDEG, encoded by the coding sequence ATGGCTCACGTAGCAGTGGTCGGCGGCGGCCCCGCCGGCCTCTCGGCGGCGCTGTTCGCCGCGAAGAACGGCCTCGACGTCACCGTCTTCGACACGGACGGGACGTGGATGCACAAGGCGCACCTCTTCAACTACCTCGGCGTCGACTCGATCGACGGCGACGCGTACGTGGAGATCGCGCGCGAACAGGCGACCCGCTTCGGCGCGGACCTCCGCCAGGGGGAGGAGGTCACGGCCGTGGGTGCCGACGGCGACCTCTCGGTCACGACCGACGACGGCGAGTACGACGCCGACTACGTCGTCCTGGCGACCGGCGCGAAGCGCGGCCTCGCGGAGGAACTCGGCTGTGCGTTCACCGAGGAGGGCGCCGTCGACGTGGACGTGACGATGGAGACGAGCGTCGACGGGGTGTACGCCACCGGCGCGATGGTTCGCACCGAGGAGTGGCAGGCCGTCATCTCCGCGGGCGACGGCGCCGCGGCGGCGCTCAACGTCCTCACCCGCGAGAAGGGCGAGCACTTCCACGACTTCGACACGCCCGCGGACGCCGACGCGGCGCTCGGGACGCTCGTCGACGAAGGTTGA
- a CDS encoding citrate synthase/methylcitrate synthase — protein sequence MTDDIARGLEGVTVAETRLSSIDGEAGELTIGGFPLPELAGNATFEETVFLLREDRLPDADEFESIRADLASRRDVEPETLETLRAAAEDGLPAMDALRMGVAAATLGGEASTAGDPADDALTAVAVMPTLVAAYWRYHEGDEPVAPREDLGHAANYLHMLNDEEPDEARVRGLETYLNSVVDHGLNASTFTARCIASTESDVVSAVTGAVGALKGPLHGGAPGPVLDMLLDVHESGDPEAAVRDRLEAGERLMGFGHRVYEVRDPRAAVLSDAAESFYGDAGDADFFESAREAERVGVEALAEHKPGRRLETNVEFYTAVLLHGIGVPRELFTATFGVARVGGWTAHCLEQLADNRIIRPRARYVGETNRTWVPVSER from the coding sequence ATGACAGACGACATCGCACGCGGGCTCGAGGGAGTCACCGTTGCAGAAACGCGACTGAGCAGCATCGACGGCGAGGCCGGCGAACTGACCATCGGCGGGTTCCCGCTCCCGGAACTCGCCGGCAACGCGACGTTCGAGGAGACCGTGTTCCTCCTGCGGGAGGACCGGCTCCCCGACGCGGACGAGTTCGAGTCGATCCGGGCAGACCTCGCCTCGCGCCGCGACGTCGAACCCGAAACGCTGGAGACGCTCCGGGCGGCCGCCGAGGACGGTCTCCCCGCGATGGACGCGCTCCGGATGGGTGTCGCTGCGGCCACGCTCGGAGGCGAGGCGTCGACGGCCGGCGACCCCGCGGATGACGCGCTCACCGCCGTCGCCGTGATGCCGACCCTCGTCGCGGCCTACTGGCGGTACCACGAGGGCGACGAGCCGGTCGCCCCCCGCGAGGACCTCGGCCACGCCGCGAACTACCTCCACATGCTGAACGACGAGGAACCCGACGAAGCCCGGGTTCGCGGACTCGAGACGTACCTGAACTCGGTCGTCGACCACGGGCTGAACGCCTCGACGTTCACCGCGCGGTGTATCGCCTCCACCGAGTCCGACGTCGTTTCGGCGGTCACGGGCGCGGTCGGCGCCCTGAAGGGGCCGCTCCACGGCGGGGCGCCCGGTCCGGTCCTCGACATGCTCCTCGACGTCCACGAGTCCGGCGATCCGGAGGCGGCCGTCCGCGATCGTCTGGAAGCCGGCGAGCGTCTCATGGGGTTCGGCCACCGGGTGTACGAGGTACGCGACCCCCGCGCGGCGGTGCTCTCGGACGCCGCGGAGTCGTTCTACGGGGACGCGGGCGACGCCGACTTCTTCGAGTCCGCGCGCGAGGCCGAGCGGGTCGGCGTCGAGGCGCTGGCCGAGCACAAGCCGGGGCGGCGACTGGAGACGAACGTGGAGTTCTACACCGCGGTGCTCCTGCACGGCATCGGCGTCCCGAGGGAGCTGTTCACGGCGACGTTCGGCGTCGCCCGGGTCGGCGGCTGGACTGCCCACTGTCTGGAACAGCTGGCGGACAACAGGATCATCCGGCCACGTGCCCGCTACGTCGGCGAGACGAACCGGACCTGGGTACCGGTCTCCGAGCGGTGA
- a CDS encoding HVO_2901 family zinc finger protein encodes MQRLISRSTGRDLLRCRRCGSEFPEGRATTDGWHYACPTDDCDSTGIGDGLKRLD; translated from the coding sequence ATGCAGCGACTCATCTCCCGGAGCACCGGCCGGGACCTGCTCCGGTGTCGGCGGTGCGGTTCCGAGTTCCCGGAGGGGCGTGCGACGACCGACGGCTGGCACTACGCCTGTCCGACCGACGACTGCGACTCCACCGGGATCGGCGACGGCCTGAAGCGACTCGACTGA
- a CDS encoding DMT family transporter, with translation MASLAALEERVPPLAALAVAVVAVSTSAILVEWSRAPSLVKALYRVVFTLAILLPVALGRPSDRAAFRRLRPLDALVAAISGLALAVHFASWFESLRWTSVAASVTLVQAQPLFVVLGAWALLDERVTRRTVAGILVALAGMAVMSGGDVVLGTAALVGERPLFGNALAVVGAVTAAGYVLAGRSLRQRLPLLPYVLVVYATCALALLAATLGRGHPLAGYPPREWLLFLGMAAGPGLFGHTVINWALAHVESSVVSVSLLGEPVGSTLLAVVLLSEFPTPVTVVGGAVVLAGVYVTTTARASVP, from the coding sequence GTGGCCTCACTCGCCGCCCTCGAGGAGCGCGTCCCGCCGCTCGCGGCGCTCGCGGTCGCCGTCGTCGCGGTCTCCACGAGCGCCATCCTCGTCGAGTGGAGCCGCGCGCCGAGCCTGGTGAAGGCGCTCTACCGCGTCGTCTTCACCCTCGCGATCCTCCTCCCCGTCGCGCTCGGTCGGCCGAGCGACCGCGCCGCGTTCCGTCGCCTCCGCCCGCTGGACGCGCTCGTCGCCGCGATCTCGGGGCTCGCGCTCGCGGTCCACTTCGCCTCCTGGTTCGAGAGTCTCCGGTGGACCTCCGTCGCCGCGAGCGTCACGCTCGTCCAGGCCCAGCCGCTGTTCGTCGTGCTCGGCGCCTGGGCGCTCCTCGACGAGCGGGTCACCCGACGGACCGTCGCCGGCATCCTCGTCGCGCTCGCGGGGATGGCCGTGATGAGCGGCGGCGACGTCGTGCTCGGCACGGCCGCGCTCGTCGGCGAGCGTCCGCTGTTCGGCAACGCGCTCGCCGTCGTCGGCGCCGTCACCGCCGCCGGCTACGTCCTCGCCGGCCGGTCGCTTCGCCAGCGGCTGCCGCTGCTCCCCTACGTGCTCGTCGTCTACGCGACCTGCGCGCTCGCGCTCCTCGCCGCGACGCTCGGCCGCGGTCACCCGCTGGCTGGCTACCCCCCCCGCGAGTGGCTCCTCTTCCTGGGGATGGCTGCGGGGCCGGGGCTGTTCGGTCACACGGTCATCAACTGGGCGCTCGCGCACGTGGAGTCGAGCGTCGTCTCCGTGTCGCTGCTGGGCGAACCGGTCGGGAGCACGCTGCTCGCGGTCGTCCTCCTCTCCGAGTTCCCGACCCCGGTCACGGTCGTCGGCGGGGCCGTGGTCCTCGCAGGCGTCTACGTCACGACGACCGCGCGGGCGAGCGTGCCCTGA
- a CDS encoding DUF7537 family lipoprotein — MARASRRWVLALAIAMAVAPATGSLTAAQGQGDGTEPPGVVDGELDSPSSLLRAHTSALLADGFSANGAVDVTIRRQGVPVDVERTADRTVSVDAASYRQSQRTVAQAPVGSTTREEEFWGNDSVEGRRTVENDRTSYDVRKGKTDGRLSAAALMRPYLRSATYVVSDAGYAGVGRYSGGPVGGERRYTLTATGPGDTTRLVNALPDGASDPRNFEATVVVDEDGRVHEFDASVDYTISGVDRTHTLSFDLRELDVSSVGRPSWVDEALSGAETTGAGR; from the coding sequence ATGGCACGCGCGTCCCGCCGCTGGGTGCTCGCCCTGGCGATCGCGATGGCGGTCGCGCCCGCGACGGGATCGCTGACCGCCGCCCAGGGACAGGGAGACGGCACGGAACCGCCGGGCGTGGTCGACGGGGAACTCGACTCGCCGTCGTCGCTGCTCCGGGCCCACACCTCGGCGCTCCTCGCGGACGGCTTCTCGGCGAACGGGGCGGTCGACGTGACGATCCGGCGGCAGGGCGTTCCGGTCGACGTCGAACGGACCGCCGACAGGACCGTGAGCGTCGACGCCGCCAGCTACCGCCAGTCGCAGCGAACCGTCGCGCAGGCGCCCGTCGGCTCGACGACCCGGGAGGAGGAGTTCTGGGGGAACGACAGCGTCGAGGGCCGGCGGACGGTCGAGAACGACCGGACGAGCTACGACGTCCGGAAGGGGAAGACCGACGGTCGGCTCTCGGCGGCCGCCCTCATGCGACCGTATCTCCGCTCGGCCACCTACGTTGTGAGCGACGCCGGGTACGCCGGCGTCGGACGGTACTCCGGCGGCCCCGTCGGCGGCGAGAGGCGCTACACGCTCACCGCGACCGGCCCCGGCGACACGACCCGGCTGGTGAACGCGCTCCCCGACGGCGCGTCCGACCCACGTAACTTCGAGGCCACCGTCGTCGTGGACGAGGACGGACGCGTCCACGAGTTCGACGCGAGCGTCGACTACACCATCAGTGGCGTGGACCGGACCCACACGCTCTCGTTCGACCTCAGGGAACTCGACGTCTCCTCGGTCGGCCGTCCCTCCTGGGTCGACGAGGCCCTGTCGGGGGCGGAGACGACGGGCGCCGGGAGGTGA
- a CDS encoding winged helix-turn-helix transcriptional regulator, which produces MRDLDDTDLDILRMLTEDGRRSYSDIAEAVDLSPPAVSDRVSRLRETGVIRRFTVDVDRSTLRAGAPTLVRVTPAAGDRETVRESLVDAGAVEHVFVTDDGDVLAHVRVPDRPTYEWVEATLGPQHVADFAAEPLVDAEWTPSVGAAEFAFECAECGNSVTNEGSTARVGGTLHHFCCPTCESQFRERYERIEEEA; this is translated from the coding sequence ATGCGCGATCTCGACGACACCGACCTGGACATCCTCCGCATGCTCACAGAGGACGGCCGCCGGTCCTACAGCGACATCGCCGAGGCGGTCGACCTCTCCCCTCCGGCCGTCTCGGACCGCGTCTCCCGCCTGCGGGAGACCGGCGTCATCCGGCGGTTCACGGTCGACGTGGACCGCTCGACGCTCCGGGCCGGCGCCCCCACGCTGGTCCGCGTGACGCCGGCGGCCGGCGACCGGGAGACGGTCCGCGAATCCCTCGTGGACGCCGGCGCGGTCGAGCACGTGTTCGTCACCGACGACGGCGACGTGCTCGCCCACGTCCGCGTCCCGGACCGGCCGACCTACGAGTGGGTCGAGGCGACGCTCGGCCCCCAGCACGTGGCCGACTTCGCGGCGGAACCGCTCGTGGACGCCGAGTGGACGCCGAGCGTCGGCGCCGCCGAGTTCGCGTTCGAGTGCGCCGAGTGCGGCAACTCCGTGACGAACGAGGGGTCGACCGCGCGCGTCGGCGGCACGCTCCACCACTTCTGCTGTCCGACCTGCGAGTCGCAGTTCCGCGAGCGCTACGAGCGGATCGAGGAGGAGGCCTGA
- a CDS encoding ABC transporter permease, translating to MDFVETFRISWLNIRSHKLRSVLTTLGVVIGVAAVITFVTLGAGLQADIVRTIAGDNADILYVSAESGSDSGLPNVRGGETVFTTYDVDRIRGIDGVAGVAPQGGIVTSSVTHGNSSVSRQWVSVTTPNYFGMKGHRFVEGRTYRTGEREVVLNQQAALMFEENVSVGDRITFVRAVNNEPLNATVVGIVQEESNEGGGAGSFIGREPQPAIYAPPDPYYANTRVSPTQDARQRVYNQIVVEAESPGQVEAVQGRIHEYLGDQSDARVLKPTDARFEVTTYDQLVNQIQDVSSTFTAYITGIALISLVVGAIGIANIMLVSVTERTREIGIMKALGAQKRDILQLFLLEAILLGLIGAITGAVAGALGGYVGTRLIELPLAFRPEWFVFSVVVGVVVGILAGLYPAWNAARTDPIDALRYE from the coding sequence ATGGACTTCGTAGAGACGTTCCGCATCAGCTGGCTGAACATCCGGAGCCACAAGCTCCGGTCGGTTCTGACCACCCTGGGCGTCGTCATCGGCGTGGCCGCCGTCATCACGTTCGTGACGCTGGGCGCGGGGCTGCAGGCGGACATCGTCCGGACGATCGCCGGCGACAACGCGGACATCCTCTACGTCTCGGCCGAGTCCGGGTCGGATAGCGGCCTCCCCAACGTCCGCGGCGGGGAGACCGTCTTCACCACCTACGACGTCGACCGAATACGGGGCATCGACGGCGTCGCGGGGGTCGCCCCGCAGGGCGGCATCGTCACGTCCTCGGTCACCCACGGGAACTCCTCGGTCTCCCGCCAGTGGGTCTCGGTCACGACGCCGAACTACTTCGGAATGAAGGGGCACAGGTTCGTGGAGGGCCGAACCTACAGGACCGGCGAGCGGGAGGTCGTCCTCAACCAACAAGCCGCCCTGATGTTCGAGGAGAACGTCTCCGTCGGCGACCGGATCACGTTCGTCAGGGCCGTGAACAACGAGCCCCTGAACGCGACCGTCGTCGGCATCGTCCAGGAGGAGTCGAACGAGGGCGGCGGCGCGGGGTCGTTCATCGGTCGGGAACCCCAGCCGGCCATCTACGCGCCGCCCGACCCGTACTACGCGAACACGAGGGTCAGTCCGACCCAGGACGCCCGCCAGCGGGTCTACAACCAGATCGTCGTCGAGGCGGAGAGCCCGGGTCAGGTGGAGGCAGTCCAGGGACGGATCCACGAATACCTCGGTGACCAGTCCGACGCCCGCGTCCTCAAACCGACCGACGCTCGGTTCGAGGTCACCACGTACGACCAGCTCGTCAACCAGATCCAGGACGTCAGCAGCACGTTCACCGCCTACATCACGGGGATCGCGCTCATCTCCCTCGTCGTCGGCGCCATCGGCATCGCCAACATCATGCTCGTGAGCGTCACCGAGCGGACCCGCGAGATCGGCATCATGAAGGCGCTCGGCGCCCAGAAGCGGGACATCCTGCAGCTGTTCCTCCTGGAGGCCATCCTGCTGGGGCTCATCGGGGCCATCACCGGCGCCGTCGCCGGTGCGCTCGGCGGGTACGTCGGAACTCGCCTCATCGAGCTCCCGCTCGCCTTCCGTCCGGAGTGGTTCGTCTTCTCGGTCGTCGTCGGCGTCGTCGTGGGCATACTCGCCGGTCTCTACCCCGCCTGGAACGCCGCCAGAACCGATCCGATCGACGCGCTCCGGTACGAATGA
- a CDS encoding DUF2391 family protein encodes MTQSVRALLRDQGRGVVGALVVSVELLFTMEMWWHGWQLPAEWLVVYAVVGLAIVLAITRSVGFQKRESQRRSPAKRAVKDFTELLLQSFVTAYAVLLLFGIVDVGDPPFLVARLGLLFVVPLGFGAALANALLKETDEEQGTDYPFSRHLGVFAIGAVFVSMTMAPTDEMSLMAAYASWSRLGLILVLSVLMAHLVLFELEFRGHESRTSHSTAIDQWGHTFVTYAVGVVVAVGLLAAFGQFKQAPVAVWVQMVVVLGLPASLGASGARVVLG; translated from the coding sequence ATGACACAGAGCGTACGGGCACTCCTTCGCGATCAGGGGCGTGGCGTGGTCGGTGCGCTCGTCGTCAGCGTCGAACTCCTGTTCACGATGGAGATGTGGTGGCACGGGTGGCAGTTGCCGGCGGAGTGGCTGGTCGTGTACGCGGTCGTCGGCCTCGCGATCGTGCTCGCGATCACCCGCTCGGTCGGGTTCCAGAAGCGGGAGAGCCAGCGACGATCGCCCGCGAAGAGGGCCGTGAAGGACTTCACGGAGCTGCTATTGCAGAGCTTCGTGACGGCCTACGCCGTCCTCCTGCTGTTCGGCATCGTCGACGTGGGCGACCCGCCCTTCCTGGTCGCGCGGCTCGGACTCCTCTTCGTCGTTCCGCTGGGCTTCGGCGCGGCGCTGGCGAACGCCCTGCTGAAGGAAACCGACGAGGAGCAGGGGACGGACTACCCGTTCTCCCGACACCTCGGCGTGTTCGCCATCGGCGCGGTGTTCGTCAGCATGACGATGGCTCCGACGGACGAGATGTCGCTGATGGCCGCGTACGCGAGCTGGTCCCGGCTCGGCCTGATCCTCGTCCTAAGCGTTCTGATGGCACACCTCGTCCTCTTCGAACTGGAGTTCCGGGGTCACGAGAGCCGCACCTCCCACAGTACCGCGATCGACCAGTGGGGGCACACGTTCGTCACGTACGCGGTCGGCGTCGTCGTCGCGGTCGGACTGCTGGCCGCGTTCGGTCAGTTCAAACAGGCGCCGGTCGCGGTCTGGGTGCAGATGGTGGTCGTGCTGGGGCTCCCCGCGTCGCTCGGCGCGAGCGGTGCCAGGGTGGTCCTCGGATGA
- a CDS encoding zinc-dependent metalloprotease family protein, whose product MSRATVPLASGVATLGAVLAVVLAAGVVGPPAVAEGTGLPTVDRLANPAAADNPWGKRTVTVHVVHEDTESDRLDPLAERELDHWEANSPRYADSNVSFDVIGDRGPADLAIVFQADVGCGPERNAVGCSRTRTDDRTGRVTSATVWVETGHEESFTREVLRHELGHVFGLSHDDADEFPFMHYAIRGEPEGFDSDETE is encoded by the coding sequence ATGTCCCGGGCTACCGTCCCGCTCGCGTCGGGGGTTGCGACGCTGGGGGCCGTTCTCGCGGTCGTTCTGGCGGCGGGGGTCGTGGGACCGCCGGCGGTCGCCGAGGGAACGGGCCTGCCGACGGTCGACCGACTCGCGAATCCGGCGGCGGCGGACAACCCTTGGGGAAAGCGAACGGTGACCGTCCACGTCGTTCACGAGGACACCGAGTCCGACCGCCTCGACCCGCTCGCCGAGCGGGAACTCGACCACTGGGAGGCCAACTCCCCACGGTACGCGGACAGCAACGTCTCGTTCGATGTGATCGGTGACCGCGGCCCGGCGGATCTGGCCATCGTCTTCCAGGCGGACGTCGGGTGTGGGCCGGAGCGAAACGCCGTCGGCTGTTCGAGGACCCGGACCGACGACCGAACCGGTCGGGTCACGAGCGCGACGGTGTGGGTCGAAACCGGGCACGAGGAGTCGTTCACGAGGGAGGTGCTTCGCCACGAACTCGGCCACGTCTTCGGACTGTCCCACGACGACGCGGACGAGTTCCCCTTCATGCACTACGCGATCCGGGGCGAACCCGAGGGGTTCGATTCCGACGAGACGGAGTAA